ATTGCCGGTTCGATCGGACAGATGGGCATTTCCGAACTGGCCAATTGGGTGGGTATGGACGGCAAGACGGAAGAGCCTGTCTATTATTACGGCAACTCGGTGGTTGTCGAAACCGATCCGGCAAGCGGTGCGGATTCTGCGGTGCTGACGGTGAAAGACAGCTATGGAAACACCGTCTATAGCGGTGCCGTCGATATCACCAATGACTTTGTAGAATGGGACGGCACGCAATCGGATGGCACAACGGCCGCATATGGCAATTATAGCTTCCAACTGAAAAGCTATTCCGGCAGCGATCTGATCGCGACCGAAACGGCTCCGGCTTATGGGCGGATTGTCGAGGCCCGCGTCACCGATAGCGGCACGGAACTGGTCATGGCCTCTGGCGCAACGGTTTCCAGTTCCGATATCACCGGCCTCCGGACGCCATCCAGCTGATCAGGCAATCAAGCCTATTGCCACCCCCCCGACAAAGACCGCCGCAACTATCCCTGCCCAAATGGCGGGGTGCAGCGGTTTATCGGCGGGGGCGGCATCCTGAGGTTCGGAATGCCGTTCGATCGAGGCTTTCAACATGTCGGGGAAGCGCGAGCTGTAGCGCGTAATGACTTTTGCGGCCCGTTGTACATCCTGCAACGCAGCCTTGGGGCCAAGGTTTTCGCGGATATAGGTTTCGACTGCAGGCTTGGCCGCCTGCCACATATTCAGCGACGGGTTGAGCGAGCGTGCCACCCCTTCCGCAACCACCATAGACCTCTGGAGCAAGATCAGTTCCGTCCGCGTCGGCATCCCGAAACGTTCTGTTACTTCAAATAGATAGGCCAGAAGTCGCGCCATAGAAATATGGCTCGCATCCATCCCGAAAATCGGCTCGCCCACCGCACGGAGTGCCAGTGCGAATTCGTTCACATCGCGATCTGCGGGCACGTATCCCGCTTCAAAATGTACCTCTGCCACACGACGGTAGTCGCGCTGGATAAACCCGATCAGGATCTCGGCATAGACACGGCGGGTATATTCATCGATTTGCCCCATGATCCCGAAATCATAGGCGACGATATCACCGTTTGGCGCAACTTTCAGGTTGCCCTGATGCATATCGCCGTGGAAATACCCGTCGCGCAACGCGTGGCTTAGGAAAAGCTGCAAGATCCGTTCCGACAGACCCACCAGATCATGCCCTGCCGCCTTGATCGCTTCGGGGTCGCCCATCGGCACGCCTTCGGCCCAATCCAGCACCATCACACGACGGCTCGACATATCCCAAATGGGTTTGGGCACCGAAAAGCCTGCATCACCTGCCGTATTGGCGGCAAATTGCGACGCACGCGCGGCTTCCATACGTAGATCCAGCTCGCCCATCACGGTGCGTTCGAAATGCTTCACCACATCCGTCGGACGCAAACGGCGCGACGCGCGCGAAAAACGTTCGATGAAATTTGCCACAAAATGAAACGCATCCAGATCACGGCGGAAAGCTTTTTCGATTCCGGGACGCAGGACTTTGACCGCCACTTTCTCGCCATTACGCAGCAACGTTGCCTGATGGACCTGCGCAATCGACGCGGCCGCTACCGGCTCGGAAAATTCTGCAAACATCTCGGAAATCGGGCGCTCGAACTCTTCCTCGATTGTCCGCTTTGCCAGCGCGGTCGAAAACGGCGGCAGACGGTCTTGCAACACACGCAGTTGGGCGGCCATTTCCGGCCCGACAACGTCGGCGCGTGTCGAAAGGATCTGGCCGAACTTGATATATGCGGGTCCAAGCGCCGTGATCGCCCGCGTGACCGGGGGGAGGTTTGGATCCCCTTTATAACCAAGCCACGCAAAAGGAGCCGAAATCGCATAGGCCGCTGCCCGCAGACGTGGCGGCGCATCCATCGCCTCCAGCACGGTATGCATGGCGCGCGAGCGGATAAAGGTCGCACCCGTACGGATCAGGCGCCAGATATTGATCGGCCCCCGCATCTCAGATCTTCCAGCCCGAATGCAGCGCCGCAATGCCCATAGTCAGGTTGCGATAGCTGGCCTGTTCGAAGCCCGCCTTGCGGATCATCGACAGGAAGGTGTCCTGATCGGGGAATTTGCGGATCGATTCGACCAGATATTGATAGCTGTCGCGGTCATTGGCCACGATCTGCCCCATGACCGGAATGATGTTGAAGGAATAGAGATCATAGACCTTCTGCATCAGGTCATTGGGGATCTGGCTGAATTCCAGCACCATCAGGCGACCGCCGGGTTTGAGGACGCGATAGGCTTCGTTCAGTGCCTCCTGAACGCGGGTCACATTGCGGATGCCAAAGGAAATCGTGTAGACATCAAAGGCGTTATCCTCGAAGGGCAGGGCCATCGCATCGCCCACGATCCAGTCCAGACGCTCGGCCATATCCTCGGCCTCGGCGCGTTTCTGGCCCTCGATCAGCATCGATTCGGTCATATCGCAGACGGTTGCCGTGGCCCCCGGCGCGCGGCCAAGGAAACGGAAGGCCACATCGCCGGTGCCGCCCGCCACATCCAACAGCTTCTGACCCGGGCGCGGCGCAAGCCAGTCCATCATCGCATCCTTCCAGATACGGTGGATGCCCATGCTCATCAGGTCGTTCATGATATCGTATTTCGACGCCACGCGCGAAAATACGCCATGCACCATTCCGGCCTTCTGGCTTTCATCCACGGTCTGAAAGCCGAAATGGGTCGTTTTGCTTTGCTCTGCGGTCATCTGTCCCGTGGCCCCTTGAGGTTCGTCTGATCTATCCCTTCTTATAGGGGCGGTTTCAGAAGTGACAATGCGCGAGGGGGATCACAATGCCCGAACTTCCCGAAGTAGAGACTGTCCGACGCGGACTTCTGCCTGCAATGGAAGGCCGCATAATTGAAAAGGCCGAGGTGAATCGTCCGGATCTGCGCTGGCCGCTGCCCGAGAATATGGCCGCGCGGCTGACCGGCGCACGGGTGCTGCGGTTGCGTCGGCGGTCGAAATATATCCTTGCCGATCTGGACCGTGGCGAGACGCTGCTGATCCATCTCGGCATGTCGGGGCGGATGCTGGTCTCGGGCGTGGCTTTGGGTGACTTTGTCATCGACCACCCGACGCCCCAGAAACACGACCATATCGTCTTCCATATGGAGGGCGGCGGGCGCGTCACCTTCAACGATGCACGGCGCTTCGGGGCGATGGATCTGTTTCCGACCGAGGCCGAGGATAGCTATTGGTTGCTGGAAAAACTGGGGCCGGAGCCCTTCAGCAACCAGCTGAGCGAGGATTACCTGACGACCAAGCTGCGCGGACGGGCCAGCCCGATCAAGACGCTCTTGCTGGATCAGGCGATTGTCGCGGGGCTTGGCAATATCTATGTCTGCGAGGTTCTGTTCCGCGCAGGCATAGATCCGCGCCGTCAGGGGCGCCAGATTGCCGAGAAGCGGCTGCGGCCTCTTGTCGCAATCATCCGCGAGGTTCTGGCAGAGGCGATCGACGCGGGCGGCTCATCGCTGCGCGACCACCGGCAGGCGGATGGGGAGCTTGGATATTTCCAACACCGGTTCAAGGTTTATGGCCGCGAGGGGCAGCCCTGCCGCAGTTGCGGGCAGCCTGTGCTCCGTATCGTGCAATCGGGGCGATCCAGCTTTTATTGTGCGCATTGCCAGCGCTGAACCCATCACGGGCGTGAGAGTTGACTTGATATATGGGCCGGTTTTGTTAGGACTTCGATCTGATGAAAAGGAAAGGCGCTGCCACATGGCCTACCAGACGCTGATCGTCGAGATCGAAGATAATGTTGCCCTCGTCCGGCTGAACCGACCGGAGGCGCTGAATGCGCTGAACTCCGTTCTGCTGGGGGAGCTGGGCGACGCGCTGTCGAGCCTTGACGCGAATGACAAGGTCCGCGCCATTGTCATCACCGGCTCCGAGAAGGCCTTTGCCGCCGGTGCCGATATCAAAGAAATGTCCGAGAAGGGCTTCGTCGGCATGTTCAAGGCCGATTTCTTCGGCGATACGACCGAGGATTTCCTGCGCACCCGCAAGCCGGTGATTGCGGCCGTGTCCGGCTATGCCTTGGGCGGCGGCTGCGAATTGGCCATGATGTGCGACTTCATTATCTGTGCCGATAATGCGAAATTCGGTCAGCCCGAGATCAATCTCGGCATTTGCGCCGGTATCGGCGGCACCCAGCGTCTGACCCGTTTCGTCGGCAAATCCAAAGCGATGGACATGCATCTGACGGGGCGCTTCATGGATGCCGAAGAAGCCGAGCGTTCAGGGCTGGTCAGCCGCGTGGTGCCTGCCGCCAAACTGGTTTCCGAAGCGATGGCCGCCGCAGCCAAGATCGCCGAAAAATCCCAGATTTCCGCAATGGTTGTCAAAGAGGCGGTCAACCGCTCTTACGAAACCACGCTGCGTGAAGGGCTTCTGTTCGAAAAACGCATGTTCCACGCGCTCTTTGCAACGGAAGACCAGAAAGAGGGCATGGCGGCCTTCCTTGAAAAGCGCGAGCCGCAATTCCGCGACAAATAAGAGCGGCCATTCGTTCCTGAAGCCGGGCCTCTGGGTCCGGCTTTGCATTTGGGGCTTCCCAAGCGGACAGAATTGCCTTATAGGCAGCCTTCACATGCGCGTGGAGCCCGCTTAGGCTAGAATCGACCGGTTCACTGGTGTGCCCGGGTTTTGTCGTGCAACAGATATTGTAACAAACCCGAAAGTGGAAACACACATGGCAAATACGCTCCAGTCCAAAAAGCGCGCACGTCAGAACGAGCGTCGCAACGACATCAACAAAGCCCGTCGTTCGCGCATCCGTACCTTCATCCGTAAAGTCGAGGAAGCTATTGCTTCGGGCGACTACGCAGCGGCTCAGGAAGCTCTGAAAGTGGCGCAACCGGAACTGATGCGTGGCGTTGTCAAAGGCGTGGTTCACAAGAACACCGCCTCGCGTAAAGTGTCCCGTCTGGCGGCACGCGTGAAGGCCCTGAACGCCTAAGCGATTCCCTTTTCAAGACAAGATAAAAAGGCGCCATTTCTGGCGCCTTTTTTGTTTTTCATAATGTTTTCAAGGTCATGATATGTCCGAAATGCAACATGACATCTTTATGGAAGATTCGATTCACGCAATCAGGAGTCAAGCGTGAAGTTCTGTTGCGACTCGTTAGCGGGGCGGGGTAGTTTCACTGAGCGATCAACGTCGCCTCGGGGGACTGACGCATCTTAACCTAGCCGGACCGGACAATAACGTCTGCCACGACAAGGATAACAACCGGACGATACAGGCTGGAAAGATGCGATTCCGATGCTGGAGGACTGCCACCTCCCACATTTCGACTCTGTCGAAGTCTGCGTTAGCGGGCCGGGTAGCTTTGTCCTAAGTGCAGAAAATGCACCACGCGCCAAAATGTGTTTGGCGTGTTGGGTCGTATTTTCCGAGAGAGGTTGGTCTAATGGTGTGATAAAAATGGGCAAGAATGATGACCGAAGATACTTGGGGGCGGGTCTGTGATGAACTCCAGAAAAGCGTTGGGAAGAACAACTTCCTCACCTGGATTGCACCGCTAAAGGTCATTGAAGTCGAAGACGGCATCGCTGCCTTTGAAGCACCGACGAAATTCATGCGTGACTGGGTCCAGCGGAACTTTTCCGAAGCGATCCAGAACGAGCTGCGCAAATTCGGGATCATTGTCGAACGTATCGATCTGCGCGTGTCCACGGCACCGATGATCCGTCCGGCCAATTCCGCCAATCCTGTTGCGCAGGCCACCACTGTCAGCAATTCGCCCCGTATTGCCTCGATCAAGCCGCGTCTTGCCCAGACGCAGGACGATGATCTTCCCGGTGCACCGCTGGATCAGCGCTTTACCTTCGACACATTCGTGGTCGGCAAGCCGAACGAGCTGGCCCATGCCGCGGCCCGTCGTGTGGCCGAAGGCGGCGTGGTGACCTTCAACCCGCTGTTCCTTTACGGTGGCGTCGGTCTTGGTAAGACGCACCTGATGCATGCCATCGCCCATGAGCTCCAGACCAAGCGCCCCGATCTGCGCGTGCTCTATCTCTCGGCCGAGCAATTCATGTATCGTTTCGTGCAGGCCCTGCGCGAGCGTCAGATCATGGATTTCAAGGAGATGTTCCGCTCGGTCGATGTGCTGATGGTGGATGACGTGCAATTCATCGCGGGCAAGGATTCGACCCAGGAAGAATTCTTCCACACGTTCAACGCGCTGGTCGATCAGGGCAAGCAGATCGTGATTTCCGCCGACCGCGCGCCGGGCGAGATCAAGGAACTGGAAGAGCGGATCAAATCGCGCCTGCAATGCGGCCTTGTGGTTGACCTGCACCCGACCGATTACGAACTCCGCCTTGGTATCCTGCAGACCAAGACCGAAAACTACCGCCTGCAATATCCGGGCCTGATGATTGCCGATGGCGTGCTGGAATTCCTCGCGCATCGCATCTCGACCAACGTGCGCGTGCTGGAAGGCGCACTGACCCGTCTGTTCGCCTTCGCCTCGCTGGTGGGCCGCGAGATCACGCTGGATCTGGCTCAGGAATGTCTGACCGATATCCTGCGCACCTCGGACCGCAAGGTCACCATCGAAGAGATCCAGCGCAAAGTGGCCGAACATTATAACGTCCGCTTGGCCGATATGATCGGGCCGAAGCGCGTGCGCACCATCGCACGTCCGCGTCAGGTGGCGATGTATCTGTCCAAGCAGCTGACCACCCGCTCGCTGCCCGATATCGGGCGTCGGTTCGGTGGCCGTGATCACACGACCATCATGCATGGTATCCGCAAGATCGAAGAGCTGAAGGGCGATGACCGCCAGCTGGCCGAGGATATCGATCTTCTGCGCCGTCTTCTGGAAAACTAAGCAAAATCTGCGGGAAAACGGGCGGGTCTCTTGACCTGTCGGGCTTTGCGAGTGATTGTCGCAAAAAATCTTGTGTCCGGTGTCTTAGATGGTAACGTCACGGTCCGGACAGCCGTGAGGGATTGAAATGAAGATCAGCATCGAACGCGCAGAGCTGTTGAAAGCCGTCGCGCAAGCGCAATCGGTTGTCGAGCGCCGTAACACGATCCCGATTCTGGCCAATGTGCTGATCGAGGCCGAGGGAAGCACGATCTCTTTCCGTGCGACCGATCTCGATATCGAGGTGGTTGACCGTGCTCCCGCGCAGGTCGAAAAGGCGGGTGCTACGACCGTTTCTGCCGTGATGCTGCATGAAATCGTGCGCAAACTTCCCGATGGGGCGCTGGTGACCTTGATGGATGATCCGGCGTCTGGGCGTCTGGTGATCGAGGCGGGCCGGTCGAGTTTCACGCTGGCGACGCTGCCGCGCGAGGATTTCCCCGTGATGGCCAGCTCGGATTACACCGCGAATTTCACCGCCAAGGCGGGCGAGCTGAAGCGCCTGTTCGAGAAGTCGCGTTTCGCGATCTCCACCGAAGAGACCCGCTATTATCTGAACGGCGTCTATCTGCATGTGGCCACCGCCGAAGAAGGCCAGATGCTGCGCGCCGTGGCGACCGATGGTCACCGTCTTGCCCGTATCGATGCGCCGCTTCCTGCGGGTGCCGAGGGCATGCCGGGGGTGATCGTGCCGCGTAAGACCGTGGGCGAACTGCGCAAATTGCTGGATGATGAAGAGACCCCGATCGAGGTGTCTGTCTCGGAAACCAAGGTGCGTTTCGCCACGCCGCGCATCACGCTGACCTCCAAGGTCATCGATGGCACCTTCCCCGATTACACGCGCGTCATCCCGATGGGCAATACCCGCCGTCTAGAAGTGGATGCGAGCGAATTCGCCAAGGCGGTGGACCGTGTGGCGACTGTGTCGTCGGAACGTTCGCGTGCGGTGAAGCTGACGCTGGATGCCGATAAGCTGGTGCTGTCGGTCAATGCCCCCGATGCCGGTGCCGCCGAGGAAGAGCTGGTCGTGGCCTATGCCGACGAGCGTCTGGAAATCGGGTTCAACGCGAAATACCTGCTGGAAATCGCCAATCAGGTCGACCGCGAGAATGCCGTCTTCCTGTTCAATTCCTCGGGCGACCCGACCCTGATGCGCGAAGGTGGCGATACATCGGCGGTCTATGTCGTCATGCCGATGCGTGTGTAAGATCCGCGTTTTTCAAGAATTCCCGCGATGCTATCGGACCTGAGCCTCTATCAGTTCCGGTCGCATCGTCGTGCCGTTCTGACCCCTGATACACGCCCTGTCGCGATTTTCGGGGCCAACGGGGCGGGCAAGACCAATATTCTCGAGGCCATTTCTCTGCTGTCTCCGGGCCGTGGGCTGCGCCGTGCGCAGGCCCCTGACCTGATGCGCCGCGCAGAGGCTGTCGGCTGGAAGGTCACCGCGCAGCTTTCCGGTCACGATATCCTGACAGAAGCCGCCCCCGCCCAGCCGCGTCAGGTGCGGGTGGATGGGAAACTTGTGCCGCAGACGGCCTTGGGGCGGCTTGTGCGTATCCAGTGGCTGGTGCCCGCGATGGACCGTCTGTGGATCGAGGCCCCCGAAGGACGGCGTCGTTTTCTGGACCGGATCACCCTGTCGTTCTTTCCCGATCATGCCGAAGCCAGTCTGGCCTATGAAAAGGCCATGCGCGAACGCAATCGTCTGTTGAAAGACGGGGCAGGGGATGCCCATTGGTATCAGGTGCTTGAGGCCCGTATGGCCGAGGCCGCAGCCGATATCCGTGGCGCGCGGACCGCCGCGCTGGCTCGTATCGCGCAGGCCCAGGACGCGGCGCAAACGGCCTTTCCTGCCGCCGATCTGTCGATTACTGGCGATGATGTCGGGGATCTTCCGGCTTACTGGGCCGAAACCCGCCGCCGCGATATGGCTGCCGGACGCACGCTGGAAGGCCCGCATCGCGCCGATCTTCAGGCGATCTATAGCGCCAAATCCATGCCAGCCGATCAGGTCTCGACGGGCGAGCAGAAGGCGCTTTTGCTGTCTTTGGTGCTGGCCAATGCCCGTGCCATCGAGGGAGCGACGGCCATCGTTTTGCTGGATGAGGTCTCGGCCCATCTGGACCCTGCCCGCCGTGCGGCGCTTTACGATGAAATCTGTGCGCTGAAGGCGCAGGTCTTCATGACGGGCACCGAGCGCGCGCTGTTTGACGCTTTGGGCCCGCGTGGGCAGTATTTGCAGGTCTCGGAGGATGCCGCGACCTCGATTCTGGAGGAAGTGCCATGACCTACCCCCTGCAGCGCGTCACGCTGATCACCTTGGGCGTGGCAGACCTTGCCGCGTCCTGCGCCTTTTACGCGCGTCTTGGCTGGGTGCCTGCCGCGCAGCAGGAGGGCGTGGCCTTCTATCAGATGCATGGTCAGGGGCTTGCACTCTTCGGGCGCGATGATCTGGCCAAGGATCAGGGCCGCGAGGGCGCCTCCTTGGGCACGGGCGCGGTCACTTTGGCCCAGAATTTCGACACAGAGGCGGATGTGGATGCGGCCTTCGCCGCCGCTTTGGCCGCAGGTGCGACCGCCCTCAAACACCCCGAAAAGGTCTTCTGGGGCGGCTATTCCGGCTATTGGGCCGACCCCGATGGCCATGTCTGGGAAATCGCGATGAATCCCTTCTGGCCGCTTGAGGCCGATGGCAGCCTGAGACTGCCTGCATGAGCATCACCCTGCAACAGGCCCTGTTCTATTCGGGGGCGCTTCTGGTGGTCTTCCTGACGCCCGGCCCCGTCTGGCTGGCCATGCTGGCGCGCACGGTTTCGGGCGGGTTTGCCGCCGCATGGCCGCTGGCGCTGGGTGTGGCGTTGGGCGACGCCTTCTGGTCCATCCTTGCCCTTGTCGGCATGAGTTGGGTGGTGGGCCATGTCACCGGCTTTCTCGACATCCTGCGCTGGGTGGCGGTGGGGATGTTTGGCGTTATGGGCTGCCTGATGATCCGCCATGCCAAGGCAGGCATCTCGAAAAACAGTACTCTCACCCGACCCGGCCGCTGGGCGGGCTTCCTTGTGGGGATCGTCGCCATTCTGGGCAACCCGAAAGCGATCCTGTTCTATATGGGCGTCGTGCCGGGCTTTTTTACGCTTGATGCGCTTACGGCGCTGGATGTGGCCGCCATCGCGCTGTTATCGGCCCTTGTTCCCATGATCGGCAATCTGATCCTCGCGGCCTGTGTCGGGCAGGTGCGCAGGCTGCTTTCGAGCCCTCGGGCAATGGCCCGCCTGAACCGCATTGCCGGCAGCCTGATGATTGTCGTCGCCATCGTGATCGCCTTTCTCTGAAGCCCCTGCATCCCCCGTAAGAAAGCCCCGAAACTTGAGGCTAAGGCGTGACATTGTGGCCCGAAACTTCTATAAATCATGCACGTAAATAAGGACGAGCAGGCATGACCGAAGAACACGTCAAGAAATCCGAATATGGCGCCGATTCCATCAAGGTTTTGAAGGGGTTGGAAGCTGTGCGGAAACGCCCCGGCATGTATATCGGGGATACGGATGACGGGTCGGGCCTGCATCACATGGTCTATGAGGTCGTCGATAACGGCATCGACGAGGCTCTGGCCAATTATGCCGACTATGTGCATGTGAAAATCCACGCCGATAGCTCGGTTTCGGTGCGCGATAACGGGCGCGGGATTCCGGTCGATATGCACCATGAAGAGGGCGTCTCGGCGGCCGAGGTCATCATGACCCAGCTGCATGCGGGCGGTAAGTTCAACAACACCGATACCGACGGCAATGCCTATAAGGTTTCGGGCGGTCTGCATGGTGTGGGCGTGTCGGTGGTGAACGCGCTTTCCGACTGGCTGGAGCTGACCGTCTGGCGCGATGACAAGATCTATAAGGCCCGTTTCGAAAAGGGCGAATGCGTCGAGCATGTCCATGTCGTGGGCGAAGAGGTCGGCGGCCGCGGCACCGAGGTGCGCTTCCTTGCGTCGAACAAGGAAACCGACCCCGAGGGCACCTTCTCGAACCTCGATTACAGCTTTGAAACGCTGGAAAAACGCCTGCGCGAGCTGGCCTTCCTGAATTCCGGCGTGCGGATCATCGTCGAAGACGAGCGCCCCGCCGAGCCGCTGAAGTCCGAACTGCATTATGACGGTGGCGTGCGGGAATTCGTGAAATATCTCGACCGCTCGAAGACCGCTGTGATGGATAGCCCTGTCTATATGATCGGTGAGGTGAACGGCATTGGCGTCGAGGTCGCGCTGTGGTGGAATGACAGCTACCACGAGACCGTGCTGCCCTTTACCAACAACATCCCCCAGCGCGATGGCGGCACCCATATGGCGGGCTTCCGTGGCGCGCTGACCCGCACCATCAACAATTACGCGCAGTCGTCTGGCATCGCCAAAAAGGAAAAGGTCAACTTTACCGGCGATGACGCCCGCGAAGGCCTGACCTGCGTGCTGTCGGTGAAAGTGCCGGACCCGAAATTCTCCAGCCAGACCAAGGATAAGCTGGTCTCCTCCGAGGTCCGGCCTGCGGTCGAGAACCTCGTGAACGAGAAGCTGGGCGAATGGTTCGAAGAGCATCCCGCCGAGGCCAAGCAGATCGTTGGCAAGATCATCGAGGCAGCCCTTGCCCGTGAAGCCGCCCGCAAAGCGCGCGAGCTGACGCGGCGCAAGACGGCGATGGATGTCGCCTCGCTTCCGGGGAAACTGGCGGATTGTCAGGAAAAAGACCCCGCTCTGTCCGAAGTCTTCCTCGTCGAGGGGGATTCCGCAGGTGGTTCGGCCAAACAGGGGCGCGAGCGGAAAAATCAGGCGGTGCTGCCGCTGCGTGGTAAGATCCTCAACGTGGAACGCGCGCGGTTTGACCGGATGCTGTCGTCGGACCAGATCGGGACGCTGATCACTGCGCTTGGCACCGGCATTGGCCGCGATGAATTCAACATCGACAAGCTGCGCTATCACAAGATCATCATCATGACCGATGCGGATGTCGACGGCGCCCATATCCGCACCCTGCTGCTGACCTTCTTCTTCCGCCAGATGCCGGAACTGATCGAACGCGGCTATCTCTATATCGCGCAGCCGCCGCTGTATAAGGTCGCACGCGGCAAGTCCGAGGTTTACCTCAAGGACCAGAACGCGCTGGAAGATTATCTGATTGCCCAAGGGGTTGAGGGGGCTGTGCTGAAGCTGGGCACGGGCGAAGAGATCGTCGGCAATGACCTGCAGCGTGTGGTCGAAGAGGCTCGCGTGATCAAGCGTATCCTTGGCACCTTCCCGACGCTTTACCCGCGCCACATCCTTGAACAGGCCGCAATCGCCGGTGCGATGGTGCCGGGCGTGCTGGATAATGACGCGCAGGGCACGGCGGATGCTGTGGCCGCCCGTCTGGATCTGGTCGCGCTGGAATACGAGCGTGGCTGGCAAGGCCGTCAGACCCAAGATCACGGGCTGCGCCTGACCCGCATTCTGCGCGGTGTCGAAGAGGTCCGCACGCTGGATGGTCAGGTCATGCGCGCCGGTGAAAGCCGCCGCCTTGGCGCGCATACGAAGGCGCTGCAGGACATCTATGGCAAGCCCGCCCGCCTGCACCGCAAGGACCGTCACCAGCTGATCCACGGCCCGCTGGAACTTCTGAACGCGATCCTGCAAGAGGGCGAAAAAGGTCTGTCCTTG
The sequence above is drawn from the Thioclava sp. GXIMD4216 genome and encodes:
- a CDS encoding flagellar hook capping FlgD N-terminal domain-containing protein codes for the protein MTTVTSATSSTTSTSSSTTASADTFASTDYQTFLEMLTVQMQNQDPLNPMDSTDYAVQLATFSGVEQQVQTNQLLETIAGSIGQMGISELANWVGMDGKTEEPVYYYGNSVVVETDPASGADSAVLTVKDSYGNTVYSGAVDITNDFVEWDGTQSDGTTAAYGNYSFQLKSYSGSDLIATETAPAYGRIVEARVTDSGTELVMASGATVSSSDITGLRTPSS
- the ubiB gene encoding 2-polyprenylphenol 6-hydroxylase encodes the protein MRGPINIWRLIRTGATFIRSRAMHTVLEAMDAPPRLRAAAYAISAPFAWLGYKGDPNLPPVTRAITALGPAYIKFGQILSTRADVVGPEMAAQLRVLQDRLPPFSTALAKRTIEEEFERPISEMFAEFSEPVAAASIAQVHQATLLRNGEKVAVKVLRPGIEKAFRRDLDAFHFVANFIERFSRASRRLRPTDVVKHFERTVMGELDLRMEAARASQFAANTAGDAGFSVPKPIWDMSSRRVMVLDWAEGVPMGDPEAIKAAGHDLVGLSERILQLFLSHALRDGYFHGDMHQGNLKVAPNGDIVAYDFGIMGQIDEYTRRVYAEILIGFIQRDYRRVAEVHFEAGYVPADRDVNEFALALRAVGEPIFGMDASHISMARLLAYLFEVTERFGMPTRTELILLQRSMVVAEGVARSLNPSLNMWQAAKPAVETYIRENLGPKAALQDVQRAAKVITRYSSRFPDMLKASIERHSEPQDAAPADKPLHPAIWAGIVAAVFVGGVAIGLIA
- the ubiE gene encoding bifunctional demethylmenaquinone methyltransferase/2-methoxy-6-polyprenyl-1,4-benzoquinol methylase UbiE, coding for MTAEQSKTTHFGFQTVDESQKAGMVHGVFSRVASKYDIMNDLMSMGIHRIWKDAMMDWLAPRPGQKLLDVAGGTGDVAFRFLGRAPGATATVCDMTESMLIEGQKRAEAEDMAERLDWIVGDAMALPFEDNAFDVYTISFGIRNVTRVQEALNEAYRVLKPGGRLMVLEFSQIPNDLMQKVYDLYSFNIIPVMGQIVANDRDSYQYLVESIRKFPDQDTFLSMIRKAGFEQASYRNLTMGIAALHSGWKI
- the mutM gene encoding bifunctional DNA-formamidopyrimidine glycosylase/DNA-(apurinic or apyrimidinic site) lyase, whose product is MPELPEVETVRRGLLPAMEGRIIEKAEVNRPDLRWPLPENMAARLTGARVLRLRRRSKYILADLDRGETLLIHLGMSGRMLVSGVALGDFVIDHPTPQKHDHIVFHMEGGGRVTFNDARRFGAMDLFPTEAEDSYWLLEKLGPEPFSNQLSEDYLTTKLRGRASPIKTLLLDQAIVAGLGNIYVCEVLFRAGIDPRRQGRQIAEKRLRPLVAIIREVLAEAIDAGGSSLRDHRQADGELGYFQHRFKVYGREGQPCRSCGQPVLRIVQSGRSSFYCAHCQR
- a CDS encoding enoyl-CoA hydratase; this encodes MAYQTLIVEIEDNVALVRLNRPEALNALNSVLLGELGDALSSLDANDKVRAIVITGSEKAFAAGADIKEMSEKGFVGMFKADFFGDTTEDFLRTRKPVIAAVSGYALGGGCELAMMCDFIICADNAKFGQPEINLGICAGIGGTQRLTRFVGKSKAMDMHLTGRFMDAEEAERSGLVSRVVPAAKLVSEAMAAAAKIAEKSQISAMVVKEAVNRSYETTLREGLLFEKRMFHALFATEDQKEGMAAFLEKREPQFRDK
- the rpsT gene encoding 30S ribosomal protein S20 is translated as MANTLQSKKRARQNERRNDINKARRSRIRTFIRKVEEAIASGDYAAAQEALKVAQPELMRGVVKGVVHKNTASRKVSRLAARVKALNA
- the dnaA gene encoding chromosomal replication initiator protein DnaA; this translates as MTEDTWGRVCDELQKSVGKNNFLTWIAPLKVIEVEDGIAAFEAPTKFMRDWVQRNFSEAIQNELRKFGIIVERIDLRVSTAPMIRPANSANPVAQATTVSNSPRIASIKPRLAQTQDDDLPGAPLDQRFTFDTFVVGKPNELAHAAARRVAEGGVVTFNPLFLYGGVGLGKTHLMHAIAHELQTKRPDLRVLYLSAEQFMYRFVQALRERQIMDFKEMFRSVDVLMVDDVQFIAGKDSTQEEFFHTFNALVDQGKQIVISADRAPGEIKELEERIKSRLQCGLVVDLHPTDYELRLGILQTKTENYRLQYPGLMIADGVLEFLAHRISTNVRVLEGALTRLFAFASLVGREITLDLAQECLTDILRTSDRKVTIEEIQRKVAEHYNVRLADMIGPKRVRTIARPRQVAMYLSKQLTTRSLPDIGRRFGGRDHTTIMHGIRKIEELKGDDRQLAEDIDLLRRLLEN
- the dnaN gene encoding DNA polymerase III subunit beta produces the protein MKISIERAELLKAVAQAQSVVERRNTIPILANVLIEAEGSTISFRATDLDIEVVDRAPAQVEKAGATTVSAVMLHEIVRKLPDGALVTLMDDPASGRLVIEAGRSSFTLATLPREDFPVMASSDYTANFTAKAGELKRLFEKSRFAISTEETRYYLNGVYLHVATAEEGQMLRAVATDGHRLARIDAPLPAGAEGMPGVIVPRKTVGELRKLLDDEETPIEVSVSETKVRFATPRITLTSKVIDGTFPDYTRVIPMGNTRRLEVDASEFAKAVDRVATVSSERSRAVKLTLDADKLVLSVNAPDAGAAEEELVVAYADERLEIGFNAKYLLEIANQVDRENAVFLFNSSGDPTLMREGGDTSAVYVVMPMRV